TCGATGCCTATACGGTTAATAACGACGCCGACCTGAAAAACAAAATGATCTATCTCTACAATGGGATGAGAGATGCCTATGGTCTGCTCTGGTCGTCGAATACCTACAACGACGATGTTATCTGGGGTGCACTGATGTGTATCCGCGCTTTCCAGATCACGAACGACGGAGGAATGAAAGACATGGCAAAGAATAACTTTGATATGGTCTGGAGCCGGGCATGGGATACCAACCTGGGAGGTGGCCTCTGGTGGACTACTGCCAACAACACCAAAAATGCCTGCGTAAATGCGCCGGCAGCTATCTGTGCAATGTATCTCTATCAGGCAACAGGTGATGCCGGCTATAAAACCAAAGCGCAGCAGATAACAGACTGGATGGTAAGCAAGTTGTATGATGCCGGTACGGGAGAAGTAAAAGGCGCCATGAATGCCTCCGGTGTAATCACGGAAGGAGCCCGCACTTACACACAGGGTACTTTTATTGGCGCCTGTAATTTGCTGCATGGCTACTACCCTTCCAATGGTTACAAAGCGATGGGAGCTAAAGCCATGGACTATACGAAAAACAGTATGTGTAATGCACAGGGACTGCTCCCGGATGAATATGATACTGATGATTGTCAGGGATTCAAAGCTATTTTTGCCCGTTGGGCCTG
The genomic region above belongs to Chitinophaga sp. 180180018-3 and contains:
- a CDS encoding glycoside hydrolase family 76 protein; the protein is MKMLSRAKAPLFSKLIACSLLLSIFTSCQKKELTAVGSETTGLKNSLVTASSVQPAKSEALLAMQCYNNAFYHVYGTYGPNYKAYYYSDVTQTGRMDFWRQAEAIETLIDAYTVNNDADLKNKMIYLYNGMRDAYGLLWSSNTYNDDVIWGALMCIRAFQITNDGGMKDMAKNNFDMVWSRAWDTNLGGGLWWTTANNTKNACVNAPAAICAMYLYQATGDAGYKTKAQQITDWMVSKLYDAGTGEVKGAMNASGVITEGARTYTQGTFIGACNLLHGYYPSNGYKAMGAKAMDYTKNSMCNAQGLLPDEYDTDDCQGFKAIFARWACQFVRDQSYQGTYGAWLNYNAAEAWNYRNSSGLMWGQWWRRTPDTYVNSFETTCGVAMMNGVWLF